In a genomic window of Urocitellus parryii isolate mUroPar1 chromosome 2, mUroPar1.hap1, whole genome shotgun sequence:
- the LOC144253343 gene encoding sperm motility kinase 2B-like — MFSQSSESSESRVAALQVPGSCSVAAFLEHYEFLKVIGRGGYGQVSLALHRLSGAQVAVKALDLEVENIPAFNEPKIMMSLEHPNVVQLFHVIGTESTIYMVMEHVGGGRLLDHITRGMQVEEVRRVFRQILCAVGYLHDKGIVHRDLKPENIMLDTRGQVKLIDFGAATWFSAGEKLRRVWGTLPYLAPEGVLRQEYEGPPMDVWSLGVILYFMLTRSLPFDSTSSEDLLKRITHARYRVPDSVPVGARRLIHSILTVKPPKRPTVKQISGHPWLKQGGECVPQQSSEGLPKHPDPQIMALLVDNGLDPYQTWVSLAKRKFDAGMANYLILQHQESQGGECMFPAQPVPRRVRLSSCPAGLSRGPVLPRRSTSEPALGALPLPHKRRLPEEAEQPGQVGIRRASLPALPRDFQPAEAPPPDEASQSSSVSYLPSRWKRLVRLVETVRSSSAQDVSPEQPREPRKSWTRRIANCVQRLCCCCMPRVRVRNRVFPRVRRKSEPEPDQETFSGSEVEVES; from the coding sequence ATGTTTAGCCAGAGTAGTGAGAGTAGTGAGAGTAGAGTAGCAGCACTGCAGGTGCCAGGCTCCTGCAGCGTGGCAGCCTTCCTGGAGCACTATGAGTTCCTGAAGGTCATCGGGCGTGGTGGGTATGGCCAGGTGAGCCTAGCCCTCCATCGCCTCTcaggggcacaggtggcagtgaaaGCCCTGGATCTGGAAGTGGAGAACATTCCGGCCTTCAACGAACCCAAGATAATGATGAGTCTGGAGCACCCCAACGTGGTCCAGCTGTTTCACGTGATTGGCACCGAGAGCACCATCTACATGGTGATGGAGCACGTAGGTGGGGGACGACTGCTTGATCACATCACACGTGGCATGCAGGTGGAGGAGGTCCGGAGGGTTTTCAGGCAGATCCTGTGTGCGGTGGGCTACCTCCATGACAAGGGCATCGTGCACCGAGACCTGAAgccagagaacatcatgctggaCACCAGAGGCCAAGTCAAGCTGATCGACTTTGGTGCCGCCACGTGGTTCAGCGCTGGGGAGAAGCTGAGGCGGGTCTGGGGCACACTCCCATACCTTGCCCCTGAAGGTGTCTTGCGGCAAGAGTATGAGGGACCCCCGATGGACGTCTGGAGCCTGGGGGTCATCTTGTATTTTATGTTGACACGGAGCCTCCCATTTGACTCCACCTCCTCTGAGGACCTGCTGAAGCGGATCACTCACGCCAGGTACCGGGTCCCTGACTCAGTGCCTGTGGGAGCCCGAAGGCTCATCCACAGCATACTGACTGTGAAGCCCCCGAAGCGGCCCACAGTCAAGCAAATCTCTGGGCACCCATGGCTGAAGCAGGGTGGGGAGTGTGTACCCCAACAGAGTAGTGAGGGTCTTCCCAAACACCCAGacccccaaataatggcgctccTGGTTGACAATGGTCTCGATCCATACCAAACCTGGGTATCTCTGGCCAAGAGAAAGTTTGATGCAGGGATGGCCAACTACTTGATTCTGCAGCACCAGGAGAGCCAGGGGGGAGAGTGCATGTTCCCAGCGCAGCCTGTGCCTCGCAGGGTTCGGCTTTCCTCTTGTCCTGCGGGCCTTTCCCGGGGCCCTGTGCTCCCCAGGAGGAGCACCAGTGAGCCTGCCCTTGGAGCCTTGCCCTTGCCCCATAAGCGCCGGCTGCCTGAGGAAGCCGAACAGCCAGGGCAGGTGGGCATCAGAAGGGCCAGCCTGCCTGCTCTTCCTCGGGACTTCCAGCCTGCTGAGGCCCCGCCTCCTGACGAAGCCTCCCAGTCCAGCTCAGTGTCCTACTTGCCCAGCCGCTGGAAGCGCCTGGTCAGGTTAGTAGAGACAGTCCGCAGCAGTTCCGCCCAAGATGTATCCCCAGAGCAACCCCGAGAACCCAGGAAGAGCTGGACCAGGAGGATCGCTAACTGTGTCCAAAGACTGTGTTGTTGTTGCATGCCACGTGTCCGTGTCCGCAATAGAGTGTTTCCAAGGGTTCGCAGGAAAAGTGAGCCAGAGCCGGATCAGGAGACCTTTTCTGGCTCCGAGGTCGAAGTGGAGAGCTGA